A genome region from Ligilactobacillus cholophilus includes the following:
- a CDS encoding ClC family H(+)/Cl(-) exchange transporter: MHQVKVSDILHKPFTSDHILYVFKGILVGLVTGLVVSVFRLIIDKTMKGLYFIYPYMADHPHVIVWYVLATIILCIILGFVIRSQLFYVKGSGVPQIEAVMDNEIEMKWWPALWRKFVGGLLAICPGLFLGREGPCIQMGACIGQGFSEELFHGGDKERNIMLACGIAAGLSAAFSAPLAGALFLVEEITLGFATSVVWLSALAAAVASDLVTILFFGLTPSLHFIYDYSVPVKDYWQLIILGIILGFFGYLYQVVILSLPRWYGKLKFIPQAWHSIVPLLLVIPIGLFYAKILGGSHDFILDLTSNHFIDYITGHLPAVGFVFLLLVIRFVFSMISYGASTPGGIFMPILVLGATSGALYASIMIRMGFLKEGYFLNIVIYAMAAYFGAIEKAPFTAVVLISEMVGSIKHMMPLLIVTLIAYVINDWLGGRPIYAALKDEMMDSFNHPHKKHGKNVVRS, encoded by the coding sequence ATGCATCAAGTAAAAGTTTCTGACATTTTACATAAACCATTTACAAGTGATCATATTCTATATGTCTTTAAGGGGATTTTAGTAGGTTTGGTCACTGGGTTAGTTGTCAGTGTGTTTCGGTTAATCATTGATAAGACAATGAAGGGATTATATTTTATTTATCCTTATATGGCAGATCATCCTCATGTTATTGTTTGGTATGTTTTAGCAACAATTATTCTATGTATCATCTTAGGATTTGTAATTCGTTCTCAATTATTTTATGTAAAGGGATCGGGTGTTCCTCAAATTGAGGCGGTAATGGATAATGAAATTGAGATGAAATGGTGGCCTGCACTTTGGCGCAAATTTGTAGGTGGATTACTTGCGATTTGTCCCGGGTTATTTCTTGGTAGAGAAGGTCCTTGTATTCAAATGGGAGCATGTATTGGTCAAGGATTTTCTGAAGAATTATTCCATGGCGGTGATAAAGAGCGGAATATCATGTTGGCCTGCGGAATTGCAGCTGGTTTATCTGCTGCTTTTAGTGCACCTCTTGCTGGTGCATTGTTCCTAGTAGAAGAAATTACATTAGGTTTTGCGACATCGGTTGTTTGGCTTTCAGCATTAGCAGCTGCAGTTGCATCTGACTTAGTAACAATTTTATTCTTTGGACTTACTCCAAGTTTGCATTTTATTTATGATTATAGTGTTCCAGTTAAAGATTACTGGCAATTAATTATTTTAGGAATTATTTTAGGATTTTTTGGATATTTGTATCAAGTTGTTATTTTAAGTTTGCCTAGATGGTATGGTAAATTGAAATTTATTCCTCAAGCATGGCATAGTATCGTACCTTTATTATTGGTTATTCCAATTGGGTTATTTTATGCCAAAATCCTAGGAGGAAGTCATGATTTTATTTTAGATTTAACAAGTAATCATTTTATTGATTATATAACCGGACATTTACCAGCGGTTGGTTTTGTTTTCTTGTTGCTGGTTATTCGCTTTGTATTCTCAATGATTTCTTACGGAGCTTCAACTCCAGGTGGAATTTTCATGCCTATCTTAGTTTTAGGGGCAACAAGTGGAGCCTTATATGCAAGTATCATGATTCGTATGGGATTTTTGAAGGAAGGTTATTTCTTAAATATTGTTATCTATGCTATGGCTGCTTACTTTGGAGCAATTGAAAAAGCCCCATTTACGGCTGTTGTGTTAATTTCAGAAATGGTCGGTAGTATTAAACATATGATGCCATTATTGATTGTAACTTTGATTGCATATGTAATTAATGACTGGCTTGGTGGTCGTCCAATCTATGCTGCTTTGAAAGATGAAATGATGGATTCGTTTAATCATCCACATAAAAAGCACGGTAAAAATGTTGTTAGATCATAA